In the [Clostridium] colinum genome, one interval contains:
- a CDS encoding S1C family serine protease — MDNNQNLNEDNSSNEPYTFYKEEIKKQKNMPKSLKKFIIYVGSVTFSLILGLVISFSYIFFKDIIIPKYANNSILETSADEDDNNIIQTSNDLVKTIIENIRPSVVSITTLNDDIDWFKGVVQYEDAGSGIIFHKTSTDVFIVTNYHVIKNASTIGVAIDDNKPVQAKIIGKDENYDLAVISISSNDLDKDEMKNIRVAQFASSENITVGDYVIALGNTLGEGITSTFGIISSTSTDIVSNNKKLNVLQTTAAINPGNSGGALINLNGEVIGINTAKVANNTVENIAYTIGSSVAMPIIENIMSNLNPTALGVSVINAQDNVSYDGMAGGAIIAKVEPNGSADKAGLKVNDIITSINDVPILSSSQLVEEIKKYKVWDTIKLKIIRDGELKSVKVKLLPIKN, encoded by the coding sequence ATGGACAATAATCAAAACTTGAATGAAGATAATAGTTCTAATGAACCTTATACATTTTATAAAGAAGAAATTAAAAAGCAAAAAAACATGCCAAAAAGCTTGAAAAAATTTATAATATACGTAGGTTCAGTTACTTTTTCTTTAATATTAGGTTTAGTTATTAGCTTTTCATATATATTTTTTAAAGATATAATTATCCCTAAATATGCTAATAATAGCATATTAGAAACTTCGGCAGATGAAGATGATAACAATATTATACAAACATCAAATGATTTGGTAAAAACTATAATAGAAAATATTAGACCATCTGTTGTAAGCATAACTACTTTAAATGATGATATAGATTGGTTTAAAGGAGTTGTACAATACGAAGACGCAGGGTCTGGAATTATTTTTCATAAAACATCAACAGATGTATTTATAGTTACTAACTATCACGTTATAAAAAATGCATCTACAATAGGTGTTGCTATAGATGATAACAAGCCAGTACAAGCTAAGATTATAGGAAAAGATGAAAACTATGATTTAGCGGTTATATCTATTAGTAGTAATGATTTAGACAAAGATGAAATGAAAAATATTCGTGTAGCACAATTTGCTAGCTCTGAAAATATTACTGTTGGAGATTATGTTATAGCACTTGGAAATACATTAGGCGAAGGCATTACTTCTACTTTTGGCATAATAAGCTCAACGTCTACTGACATAGTTTCAAACAACAAAAAATTAAATGTTTTACAAACAACAGCTGCTATAAACCCTGGCAATAGTGGCGGTGCATTAATTAACTTAAATGGTGAAGTTATAGGTATAAATACTGCAAAAGTTGCTAATAATACAGTTGAAAACATTGCTTATACAATAGGAAGTTCTGTTGCTATGCCTATTATAGAAAATATAATGAGTAATTTAAATCCAACAGCTTTAGGTGTTAGTGTTATAAACGCACAAGATAATGTAAGTTATGATGGAATGGCTGGTGGAGCTATAATAGCAAAGGTTGAACCAAATGGGTCGGCAGATAAAGCAGGACTTAAAGTAAATGATATTATCACAAGTATTAATGATGTACCTATACTTAGTTCTTCTCAATTAGTAGAAGAAATTAAAAAGTATAAAGTTTGGGACACTATTAAGTTAAAAATTATTAGAGATGGTGAGCTAAAATCTGTTAAAGTTAAATTGCTCCCAATAAAAAATTAG
- a CDS encoding S1C family serine protease translates to MNKDDNNLNNNIFENKEIVENEANKENNINNVENTLPDIHIINNKEQIIDDMEMKKENIKDIINKEKLEKKEKDKNKRKKATKVILKSGAIASCCLFLGVGIGAGAVVSKNFISKREQSSFKFDTNDLKQSSLKDNIILTSNSASSIFKEVGDSVVNISTKVSGGFFGSNLQDLNSGSGIIYKIDGDKVYIVTNNHVIEGASYVTISVTGEEQVEASLVGMDPSSDLAVLSVSKQDMHKAGIKNITVAKFVNSDTVEVGDFVFPIGNALGRGKTMTQGMISAQNKQINIDGKNLTVLQTDAAINPGNSGGALMNTEGEVVGINTAKLSSSAIEGIGYAIPSNIAIDIVEQIINNGYVERPYFGIMGKSITENTKRIYGLNVDGVIVVEVEDDSNADKAGLKPGDIITSFNGKDVKTVEDLSSAINSCKANDTVSFDIIREGSKQITLTVVLAPNNTSF, encoded by the coding sequence ATGAATAAAGATGATAATAATTTAAATAATAATATATTTGAAAACAAAGAGATTGTAGAAAATGAAGCAAACAAAGAAAATAACATTAATAATGTTGAAAATACTTTACCAGATATTCATATCATTAATAACAAAGAGCAAATAATAGATGATATGGAAATGAAAAAAGAAAACATAAAAGATATAATAAACAAAGAAAAATTAGAAAAAAAAGAAAAAGATAAAAATAAAAGAAAAAAAGCTACTAAAGTAATTTTAAAATCAGGCGCTATTGCATCTTGTTGTTTATTTTTAGGGGTTGGCATTGGAGCTGGAGCAGTTGTTTCTAAAAATTTTATTTCTAAAAGAGAACAATCTAGCTTTAAATTTGATACTAATGACCTAAAACAATCTAGCTTAAAAGATAATATTATACTTACATCTAACAGTGCATCATCTATATTTAAAGAAGTAGGAGACTCTGTTGTAAACATATCTACAAAAGTTTCAGGTGGATTTTTTGGGTCAAATTTACAAGATTTAAATTCGGGATCTGGTATTATTTATAAAATAGACGGAGATAAAGTTTATATAGTAACAAACAATCATGTCATAGAAGGGGCTTCTTATGTTACTATATCTGTTACTGGGGAAGAACAAGTGGAAGCTAGCCTTGTAGGTATGGACCCTAGCTCAGATTTAGCCGTTCTTAGTGTTAGTAAACAAGATATGCATAAAGCAGGTATTAAAAATATTACTGTTGCAAAATTTGTAAATTCTGATACAGTAGAAGTAGGAGATTTTGTTTTTCCAATAGGTAACGCCTTAGGTAGAGGTAAAACTATGACACAAGGCATGATAAGTGCCCAAAATAAACAAATAAATATAGACGGCAAAAATTTAACTGTTTTACAAACAGACGCGGCTATAAACCCTGGCAATAGCGGTGGCGCATTAATGAACACAGAAGGCGAAGTTGTTGGTATAAACACTGCTAAGCTATCTAGCTCGGCTATTGAGGGGATAGGCTATGCTATACCGTCTAATATAGCTATAGATATAGTAGAACAAATTATAAACAATGGTTATGTAGAAAGACCTTATTTTGGTATAATGGGTAAAAGTATAACAGAAAATACTAAACGTATATATGGTTTAAATGTAGATGGTGTTATAGTAGTAGAAGTAGAAGACGACAGTAATGCAGATAAAGCAGGGCTTAAACCAGGAGATATAATAACAAGCTTTAATGGTAAAGATGTAAAAACAGTAGAAGATTTATCAAGTGCTATTAATAGTTGTAAAGCTAATGATACTGTATCTTTTGATATAATTAGAGAAGGTAGCAAACAAATTACTTTAACAGTTGTATTAGCGCCTAACAATACATCATTTTAA
- a CDS encoding pseudouridine synthase, protein MALVRLDKFLSNAGIGSRSQVREYIKFRRVWVDGVPCVKADTKIDKEKNIVTFDKRVVSYDQYVYVILNKPKGVISATEDEEQKTVIDLLDEKYKKMKLFPVGRLDKDTVGLLILSNDGRFALNTLSPKKHIEKSYYAHINGKITKEHIEKFKEGVVISGGYKCLPAKLDIEYSADNFSKVNVTIKEGKYHQIKRMFEAFGKKVVYLKRTSFDEIKLDESLEEGQYRLANDEEMKVIEKFIEK, encoded by the coding sequence ATGGCACTTGTTAGATTAGATAAATTTTTGTCTAATGCTGGTATAGGTAGCAGAAGTCAAGTTAGAGAGTACATAAAATTTAGAAGAGTATGGGTAGATGGTGTACCTTGTGTAAAGGCAGACACTAAAATAGATAAAGAAAAAAATATTGTAACATTTGACAAAAGAGTTGTATCCTATGACCAGTATGTTTATGTTATACTTAATAAGCCAAAAGGGGTTATATCTGCAACAGAAGATGAAGAGCAAAAAACAGTGATTGATTTATTAGATGAAAAATATAAAAAAATGAAGCTTTTTCCAGTAGGTAGATTAGATAAAGATACCGTTGGACTTTTAATATTATCTAATGATGGCAGATTTGCTCTTAATACATTATCACCTAAGAAGCATATAGAGAAAAGCTATTATGCTCATATTAATGGCAAAATAACAAAAGAGCATATTGAAAAATTTAAAGAAGGGGTTGTTATTAGTGGAGGATATAAATGTTTGCCTGCAAAATTAGATATAGAATACAGCGCAGACAACTTTTCTAAAGTTAATGTAACAATAAAAGAAGGAAAATATCATCAAATAAAAAGAATGTTTGAAGCTTTTGGAAAAAAAGTTGTTTATCTTAAAAGAACAAGCTTTGATGAAATAAAATTAGATGAAAGCCTTGAAGAAGGTCAATATAGGCTAGCTAATGATGAAGAAATGAAAGTTATAGAAAAATTTATCGAAAAATAG
- a CDS encoding endosialidase produces the protein MSAIQQGIILNEDKTLSFGNYEVSEKIKVKDFNVDGNIYKIRTHNEVTRLSKNGNLLLETVPGATIHNLFISEKESSFLAEGLGDTLITLELEPNTTYSLFINDVNIDKIKTNLSGKINFSTTLSKETQQIKIEKNI, from the coding sequence ATGTCTGCAATACAACAAGGAATTATTTTAAATGAAGATAAAACATTAAGCTTTGGTAACTACGAAGTTTCTGAAAAAATCAAAGTTAAAGATTTTAATGTAGACGGTAATATATATAAAATTAGAACTCACAATGAAGTTACAAGACTTTCTAAAAATGGTAATCTTTTATTAGAAACAGTTCCTGGTGCTACAATACATAATCTTTTTATAAGTGAAAAAGAATCTTCATTTTTGGCAGAAGGCTTAGGCGATACACTTATTACACTAGAGCTAGAACCTAATACAACTTATTCATTATTTATTAATGATGTTAATATAGATAAAATAAAAACTAATCTTTCTGGCAAAATAAACTTTAGTACAACACTTTCTAAAGAAACTCAACAAATAAAAATTGAAAAAAATATTTAA
- the tpx gene encoding thiol peroxidase produces the protein MNITFNGNPVTLKGNELKVGDVAPDFLLTDTSLNDISLADTKGKRVFVVVPSLDTPICDLSAKRFNEEATKFDNVSIYVVSMDLPFALTRWCGANSSDRITTLSDYKHRSFGENYGVYINELGLLTRSIFIVDEDNKISYVEYCKEIKSEPDFESALNALK, from the coding sequence ATGAATATAACTTTTAACGGTAACCCTGTAACATTAAAAGGTAATGAACTTAAAGTAGGAGATGTTGCTCCAGACTTTTTATTAACAGATACTTCTTTAAATGATATTTCTCTTGCAGATACTAAAGGAAAAAGAGTATTTGTTGTAGTACCTTCTTTAGATACACCTATATGTGATTTATCTGCAAAACGTTTTAACGAAGAAGCTACAAAATTTGATAATGTTTCTATATATGTTGTATCTATGGACTTACCATTTGCTCTAACAAGATGGTGTGGTGCTAATAGCTCAGATAGAATAACTACTTTATCTGATTATAAACATAGAAGCTTTGGAGAAAATTATGGTGTATATATAAATGAATTAGGACTGTTAACAAGATCTATATTTATAGTAGATGAAGATAACAAAATATCTTATGTAGAATATTGTAAAGAAATAAAAAGCGAACCAGATTTCGAATCTGCTTTAAATGCTTTAAAATAA
- the nhaC gene encoding Na+/H+ antiporter NhaC, with the protein MEKNKEEPSLKTSIFILLGILLILLIGISAFKINIVLLLILCIIYIAIIGKFNNISEKDIIEYMSYGCSKAFIGLLFFILIGGIIGIFILSGTVPTLVYYGLDILSPNFFLPTTLLICTLLSSIIGSSWSTVGTVGIATTSNLAIPIPIIVGAIISGAWFGDKMSPVSDSTVMTATSVNANVYDHIKVMSMTTLPSYIISLIVYTIINSFYDIKDIDINNIQNIKNTLDSIYNISILNFIPLIVLIFLSFFKINAIKSIIITIGVSIICALFLQDKSLYECFDAIMNGISINTSNKEVNTLLNRGGINSMMSTFLLCFFALSMGGILEKSGFVKVIIKAITNKINSTFALIFTTMSTCILGTALFADIYLSIILNGNMYKEEFKKRGLKNTMLSRTIEEGTTLFAPLIPWTAASAFITATLNVQTVDYAKYTILNLVNPLLSLIFTFLGIFIVKHKEEDR; encoded by the coding sequence ATGGAAAAAAATAAAGAAGAACCATCTTTAAAAACTAGTATATTTATATTACTAGGAATATTATTAATTCTTTTGATAGGAATAAGTGCATTTAAAATAAATATAGTTTTACTTCTTATATTATGTATTATATACATAGCTATAATAGGTAAATTTAATAATATAAGTGAAAAAGACATAATAGAGTATATGTCTTATGGTTGCTCTAAAGCCTTTATAGGTTTATTATTTTTTATATTAATAGGTGGCATAATAGGTATATTTATATTGTCAGGAACAGTTCCAACATTGGTATATTATGGGCTAGATATTTTGTCTCCTAATTTTTTCTTACCAACTACTCTATTAATATGTACACTTTTATCTTCTATAATAGGTTCATCTTGGAGTACGGTAGGTACAGTAGGTATAGCTACTACATCAAATTTAGCAATACCTATTCCTATTATAGTAGGTGCTATAATATCTGGTGCTTGGTTTGGAGATAAAATGTCTCCTGTTTCCGACTCTACTGTTATGACCGCAACCTCTGTAAATGCAAATGTTTATGACCATATAAAAGTTATGTCTATGACAACTCTTCCTTCATATATTATATCTTTAATAGTTTACACTATTATAAATTCTTTTTATGATATAAAAGATATAGATATTAATAATATCCAAAATATAAAAAATACATTAGATAGTATTTATAATATTTCAATATTAAATTTTATACCATTAATAGTTTTAATATTTTTATCATTTTTTAAAATTAATGCTATAAAATCTATTATTATTACTATTGGGGTATCTATAATATGTGCTCTTTTTTTACAAGATAAAAGTTTATACGAATGTTTTGATGCAATTATGAATGGTATATCTATAAATACATCTAATAAAGAGGTTAATACCCTTTTAAATAGAGGTGGTATTAATAGTATGATGTCTACGTTTTTATTATGCTTTTTTGCCTTATCTATGGGAGGGATATTAGAAAAAAGTGGGTTTGTAAAAGTTATTATAAAAGCTATAACAAATAAAATAAACTCAACTTTTGCCTTAATATTTACAACAATGTCTACTTGTATATTAGGTACTGCTCTATTCGCCGATATATATTTATCCATAATATTAAATGGTAATATGTATAAAGAAGAATTTAAAAAAAGAGGGCTAAAAAATACAATGCTATCTAGAACAATAGAAGAAGGTACAACATTATTTGCACCATTAATACCTTGGACAGCAGCCTCTGCTTTTATAACGGCTACACTAAATGTACAAACAGTAGATTATGCCAAATATACCATATTAAATTTGGTAAATCCATTATTATCGTTAATATTTACATTTTTAGGCATATTTATTGTAAAACATAAAGAAGAAGATAGGTAA
- a CDS encoding spore maturation protein: MKFMLLLSDLMIPLVLIYILFYGYSKKTNVYDAFVDGAEEGFKTVFKIAPTLVGLMVAVGVLRASGALDLLCNLIAPVTEKIGYPTEVVPLTFMRLISSSASTGILLDLFKTYGPDSFIGRFVSVMMSSTETVFYTMSVYFMAVNITKTKYTLVGALIANFAGVIASLWICNVLWG, encoded by the coding sequence ATGAAATTTATGTTATTATTATCAGATTTAATGATTCCACTTGTTTTAATTTACATATTATTTTATGGATATTCTAAAAAGACAAACGTATATGATGCTTTTGTAGACGGAGCAGAAGAAGGCTTTAAAACAGTTTTTAAAATAGCTCCAACTCTTGTTGGACTTATGGTAGCAGTTGGTGTATTAAGAGCATCTGGAGCATTAGATTTATTATGTAATTTAATAGCTCCTGTAACAGAAAAAATAGGTTATCCAACAGAGGTAGTGCCTTTAACATTTATGAGGCTTATATCTTCATCGGCATCTACTGGTATATTATTAGATTTGTTTAAAACATATGGACCAGATTCTTTTATAGGTAGGTTTGTAAGTGTTATGATGAGTAGCACAGAAACTGTATTTTATACTATGAGTGTATATTTTATGGCAGTAAATATAACTAAAACAAAGTACACATTAGTAGGGGCATTAATCGCAAACTTTGCAGGAGTTATAGCTAGTCTTTGGATATGTAATGTTTTATGGGGATAA
- a CDS encoding nucleoside recognition domain-containing protein, which produces MLNYLWGGMILIGVVVASFTGNMQNITQAILDSSKEAITICITMMGIIAMWSGMMEIAERSGLIKHLSKKMRPFLSYLFPDVPKNHKSLDYISTNVIANILGLGWAATPAGIKAMESLQTINKKKDEASRAMCMFLVFNMSSLQIISVNIVAYRSQFNSQNPSEIIAPGLFATLVSTIVGIAVIRIIERWKYR; this is translated from the coding sequence ATGCTTAATTATTTATGGGGTGGTATGATTTTAATTGGTGTTGTTGTTGCATCGTTTACTGGAAATATGCAAAACATAACACAAGCTATTTTAGACTCGTCTAAAGAGGCTATTACTATTTGTATAACTATGATGGGTATTATAGCTATGTGGTCTGGAATGATGGAAATAGCAGAAAGGTCGGGGCTTATAAAGCATTTAAGCAAAAAGATGCGTCCATTTTTATCCTACCTTTTTCCAGATGTACCAAAAAATCATAAATCTTTAGATTATATATCTACAAATGTTATAGCAAATATTTTAGGCCTTGGTTGGGCAGCTACACCAGCAGGAATAAAAGCTATGGAAAGCCTACAAACTATCAATAAGAAAAAAGATGAGGCTAGCAGAGCTATGTGTATGTTTTTAGTATTTAATATGTCTAGCTTACAAATAATATCTGTAAATATAGTAGCTTATAGGTCTCAGTTTAATTCTCAAAATCCATCTGAAATAATAGCACCAGGGCTTTTTGCTACTTTAGTTTCTACTATTGTTGGTATTGCTGTTATAAGAATTATAGAAAGGTGGAAATACAGATGA
- the bioA gene encoding adenosylmethionine--8-amino-7-oxononanoate transaminase: MNLQEKDLKHIWHPCSQMKDYEELPPIIVEYAKGVYIYDNCGKEYIDIISSWWCNLLGHCNETINNAIKNQLDKLEHVIFANFSHKPAITLCEKLTEVLPKELTKFIFSDNGSSSIECALKLAFQYHYQTGNKDKRQFMCFSNGYHGETIGALAVSSIDLYKKIYKPMLMDVINIEAPDCYRCKYDKNRDNCNCECFEMAEKQFEIYGEKVAAIVIEPLLQGSAGMRIYPPLYIQKLRKICDEYEVLLILDEIATGFGRTGKMFAMDHCNVVPDIVCLSKSLTGGYLPMALTVTNDKIYEAFYDDYIKGKAFMHSHTYSGNPLACTAGIAVLDILKQENIIEKANKTAIYLNSKLNEKLIEHKNVGEIRNIGLINAVELVEDKQKKIEFDKNLRIGYEIYKKALKNGLLLRPLGNVLYFNPPLNITKDEIDLAIQRCLKSINEVL, from the coding sequence ATGAATTTACAAGAAAAAGATTTAAAACATATATGGCACCCTTGTTCTCAAATGAAAGATTATGAAGAGTTGCCACCTATAATTGTAGAATATGCAAAAGGGGTATATATATATGACAATTGTGGTAAAGAATATATAGATATTATAAGCTCCTGGTGGTGTAACCTTTTGGGGCATTGCAATGAAACAATAAACAATGCAATAAAAAATCAATTAGACAAGCTAGAGCATGTTATTTTTGCAAATTTTTCCCATAAACCAGCAATAACTCTGTGTGAAAAATTAACAGAAGTATTGCCTAAAGAGCTAACAAAATTTATATTTTCAGACAATGGATCTAGTTCTATTGAATGTGCTTTAAAGTTAGCCTTTCAATATCATTATCAAACAGGGAATAAAGATAAAAGACAATTTATGTGTTTTTCTAACGGATACCACGGAGAAACTATTGGAGCTTTAGCCGTTAGTAGCATAGATTTATATAAAAAAATTTATAAGCCTATGCTTATGGACGTTATAAATATAGAAGCTCCCGATTGTTATAGGTGTAAATATGATAAAAATAGAGATAATTGCAACTGTGAATGTTTTGAAATGGCAGAAAAACAGTTTGAAATTTATGGAGAGAAAGTGGCAGCAATAGTAATAGAACCACTATTACAAGGAAGCGCAGGAATGAGAATATATCCACCTCTTTATATACAAAAATTAAGAAAAATTTGTGATGAATATGAAGTTTTATTAATTTTAGATGAAATAGCTACAGGATTTGGAAGAACAGGCAAAATGTTTGCTATGGACCATTGTAATGTTGTACCCGATATAGTATGTTTATCTAAAAGCCTAACAGGAGGGTATTTGCCAATGGCTCTTACTGTTACAAACGATAAAATATATGAGGCCTTTTATGATGATTATATTAAAGGTAAAGCATTTATGCATAGCCATACTTATAGTGGTAATCCATTAGCTTGTACTGCGGGTATTGCAGTTTTAGATATTTTAAAACAAGAAAATATTATTGAAAAGGCTAATAAAACAGCTATTTATTTAAATAGCAAACTTAATGAAAAATTAATAGAGCATAAAAATGTTGGTGAAATAAGAAATATTGGTTTAATTAATGCAGTAGAGCTAGTGGAAGATAAGCAGAAAAAAATAGAATTTGATAAAAATTTACGTATAGGATATGAAATATACAAAAAAGCCCTAAAAAATGGTTTATTATTAAGACCATTAGGGAATGTATTATATTTTAACCCACCTCTTAATATTACAAAAGATGAAATAGATTTAGCTATCCAGAGATGTTTAAAATCTATAAATGAAGTTTTATAA
- the bioD gene encoding dethiobiotin synthase: MNKAIFVTGTGTDVGKTYICGLLVKKLKEQGVNVGYYKPVLSGADSIYSSDIGYVKSFSQISQNINSMGSYIFTNPVSPHLASKMENKTIDKNKILYDFNNIKNKFEYTIVEGSGGIVCPIIYNNSEKLFLENIINMLGLDVIIVADAGLGTINFTLLTIEYIKSKNINIKGIIFNNYKDIIMHNDNINLIYNTTSVPIIAKVGHNDKNINILSDFR, from the coding sequence ATGAATAAAGCAATTTTTGTAACAGGAACTGGAACAGACGTAGGTAAAACATACATATGTGGATTATTAGTAAAAAAATTAAAAGAACAAGGTGTTAATGTTGGATATTACAAGCCAGTTTTAAGTGGAGCAGATAGTATTTATAGTAGTGATATTGGATATGTAAAAAGTTTTTCACAAATTAGCCAAAATATAAATAGTATGGGGTCTTATATATTTACAAACCCTGTTTCTCCACATCTTGCTAGTAAAATGGAAAATAAAACAATTGATAAAAATAAAATATTGTATGATTTTAATAACATAAAAAATAAATTTGAATATACCATTGTTGAAGGAAGTGGAGGCATAGTATGTCCGATAATTTATAATAACAGTGAAAAGTTATTTTTAGAAAATATTATAAATATGTTAGGTTTAGATGTTATTATAGTGGCAGATGCAGGGCTTGGAACTATTAATTTTACTTTGCTTACTATAGAATATATAAAATCTAAAAATATAAATATAAAAGGTATTATTTTTAACAACTATAAAGATATAATTATGCATAATGACAATATAAACTTAATATATAATACAACTAGCGTACCAATAATAGCTAAAGTTGGACATAATGATAAAAATATAAATATTTTAAGTGATTTTAGGTGA
- the bioB gene encoding biotin synthase BioB, translating into MNVEKLKNDIISGYKIKKEEAFKLLDVDLEILCKCANQIREHFVENFFDMCTIINAKSGNCSENCKFCAQSSHYNTGISTYSILSEEEILKDAKYNSEKGVLRYSTVNSGRKPTSFELERICSAMKRVKQETKLKTCVSLGLLDREQLIKLKEAGITRIHNNIETSREYFPNVCTTHTFDDKIKTIEEAKKLGFSVCSGVILGLGESFEDRINTAFTLRDLEVKSIPVNMLNPIKNTPYENNAKLTQDEIRRFVAIFRFVNPDAYIRLAGGRILLEDKGEKCFLSGANATVSGDLLTTVGTTIDFDINMIEKLGYKIGIKDE; encoded by the coding sequence ATGAATGTTGAAAAGTTAAAAAATGATATTATTAGTGGATATAAGATAAAAAAAGAAGAAGCTTTTAAGTTATTAGATGTAGATTTAGAAATATTGTGTAAATGTGCTAACCAAATAAGAGAACATTTTGTTGAAAACTTTTTTGATATGTGTACAATAATAAACGCTAAAAGTGGAAATTGTTCTGAAAATTGTAAATTTTGTGCACAATCTTCACATTATAACACAGGGATATCAACATATTCTATTTTATCTGAAGAGGAAATATTAAAAGATGCTAAATATAACAGTGAAAAAGGTGTTTTAAGATATTCAACTGTTAATTCTGGCAGAAAACCAACTAGCTTTGAGCTAGAAAGAATATGTAGCGCTATGAAAAGAGTTAAACAAGAAACAAAATTAAAAACTTGTGTATCTTTAGGCTTATTAGATAGAGAGCAATTAATAAAGCTAAAAGAAGCAGGCATAACAAGGATACATAACAATATAGAAACATCAAGAGAATATTTTCCTAATGTATGTACTACTCATACTTTTGATGACAAAATTAAAACTATAGAAGAGGCTAAAAAATTAGGGTTTAGTGTGTGTAGTGGGGTAATATTAGGTCTTGGAGAATCTTTTGAAGACAGAATAAATACAGCATTTACATTAAGAGATTTAGAAGTAAAATCTATACCTGTAAATATGTTAAATCCTATTAAAAATACGCCTTATGAAAACAATGCTAAGCTTACACAAGATGAAATAAGAAGATTTGTAGCTATATTTAGGTTTGTTAATCCAGATGCATATATTAGATTGGCAGGCGGTAGAATTCTTTTAGAAGATAAAGGTGAAAAATGCTTTTTATCTGGCGCTAATGCTACTGTATCTGGTGATTTATTAACAACAGTAGGAACAACAATAGATTTTGATATTAATATGATAGAAAAATTAGGATATAAAATAGGTATTAAAGATGAATAA
- a CDS encoding biotin transporter BioY, whose product MTLKTKEICLTSLFTVLIIVGAFIKIPIPYIPFTLQFLFTTLAGILLGPKLGSLSVLAYIILGLIGVPVFTQGGGVVYVLKPTFGYIIGFLVGTFFTGFILNKNKEFTFKSILFASFVGLIIVYTFGLIYYYFISKFVLNIEMTIWTLFLYGFILSVPGDILLCILSAILGKRLKKFINF is encoded by the coding sequence ATGACATTAAAAACAAAAGAAATATGTTTAACTTCACTTTTTACAGTATTAATTATAGTAGGAGCATTTATAAAAATACCTATACCATACATACCATTTACATTACAATTTTTATTTACAACATTAGCAGGTATATTGTTAGGTCCTAAGCTAGGTAGCTTAAGTGTTTTAGCTTATATTATTTTAGGGCTTATTGGAGTACCAGTTTTTACCCAAGGAGGAGGAGTTGTGTATGTGTTAAAGCCTACGTTTGGTTATATAATTGGATTTTTAGTTGGAACATTTTTTACAGGATTTATTTTAAATAAAAATAAAGAGTTTACTTTTAAAAGCATATTATTTGCATCATTTGTAGGACTTATTATAGTTTATACATTTGGATTAATTTATTATTATTTTATAAGTAAATTTGTTTTAAACATAGAAATGACTATTTGGACATTATTTTTATATGGATTTATATTATCTGTACCTGGAGATATATTATTATGTATATTAAGTGCTATTTTAGGTAAAAGATTAAAGAAATTTATTAATTTTTAA